One genomic window of Cherax quadricarinatus isolate ZL_2023a chromosome 84, ASM3850222v1, whole genome shotgun sequence includes the following:
- the Tmlh gene encoding trimethyllysine dioxygenase, mitochondrial encodes MMLRFLRTLTHSSTSWHVSCTRLVRRPYCSVSVDTKVLECGAQVELHHPRWPHSLYLPYLWLRDHCRCPLCYNHKTHQRIYDVNDINLNIRPAAVSTTKEVLKIKWPDGHNSEYEYKFLWQNSFEGQRTSYKVPRLLWKATTFPAAHLTTVPLGDLYDPEKDGVRRLIYSVIRHGFAFISEVPADTESTEAAIEKICLIKKTFFGEMWSMQANNFKHYDTAYSTDFIGAHTDNTYFSQASRIQVFHCLQPATEGGKTLLVDGFNIAKQFQEKYPEGYEFLSSEAIPSEFIEEGKHHLSLDTVFKNNPVTGNIQQIRYNIYDRAPLSSLPMKKIQEFYLHFNNLTRIVRNPKNEYWLKLEPGTVLLSDNWRLMHGRSNFSGMRAMTGCYLDNEEFTSKARSLNIQLD; translated from the exons ATGATGCTGAGGTTCCTcaggacactcacacactcctctACCTCCTGGCATGTTTCCTGCACCAG actggTGAGAAGACCTTACTGTTCTGTCTCAGTTG ACACCAAAGTGTTGGAGTGTGGTGCACAAGTGGAGCTCCACCACCCCCGCTGGCCTCACAGTCTCTACCTGCCTTACCTCTGGTTGCGGGATCACTGCCGCTGCCCTCTGTGTTACAACCACAAAACACATCAAAGAATTTACGATGTTAATGATATTAATTTGAACATTCGGCCAGCTGCTGTTAGCACAACTAAAGAGGTATTAAAAATAAAGT GGCCAGATGGCCATAACTCTGAATATGAGTACAAGTTCCTGTGGCAGAATTCTTTTGAAGGTCAGAGAACATCATATAAAGTTCCTCGGCTCCTTTGGAAAGCTACAACGTTCCCCGCAGCACACCTGACCACG GTTCCTCTGGGAGACCTTTATGATCCTGAGAAAGATGGTGTCCGGAGACTCATATACTCTGTCATCAGACATGGGTTTGCCTTCATCTCAGAG GTTCCAGCTGATACTGAGTCAACAGAGGCAGCCATAGAAAAAATTTGCCTCATCAAGAAGACATTCTTTGGAGAAATGTGGAGCATGCAGGCGAATAACTTTAAGCATTATGATACTGCATATTCCACAGACTTTATTGGTGCCCACACGGATAACACATATTTTTCACAAGCAAGCAG AATCCAAGTGTTCCACTGTTTGCAGCCAGCTACAGAAGGTGGCAAGACATTGCTTGTCGATGGGTTCAACATAGCAAAGCAATTCCAAGAGAAGTATCCTGAGGGATATGAATTCCTCTCATCTGAAGCCATACCTTCTGAGTTCATAGAGGAGGGCAAGCACCATCTCTCCCTCGATACTGTTTTTAAAAACAACCCAGTCACGGGTAATATACAACAGATCAG gtacAACATATATGATCGTGCTCCTCTGTCGTCACTACCCATGAAGAAGATACAAGAATTCTACTTGCATTTTAACAATCTCACTAGGATCGTTAGGAACCCTAAGAATGAATATTGGCTAAAATTGGAACCAG GGACAGTGCTACTTTCTGACAACTGGCGATTGATGCATGGTCGTAGTAACTTCAGTGGCATGAGAGCTATGACTGGTTGCTACCTGGATAATGAAGAGTTTACCAGTAAAGCCCGAAGTCTAAACATACAGTTAGATTAG